The following are encoded together in the uncultured Sphaerochaeta sp. genome:
- a CDS encoding alpha/beta hydrolase → MGKRLRKFGKILLWIFAVIAVVLVISSVLHATLFRQRRNAITPYGHLVPVFDGQMHITNLGEGDHTIVLLPGMGVALPSADFGPLQRALAEDYKTLVVEYFGVGFSTITDRARTSEHYVEEIREVLNAAGYEPPYVLIPHSISSVYSEHYASLYPDEVEAIISLDGTSTAYYAETPAFVAALLPIAKVQEFLGLTSLLGPLVTNKSEAMELGYTEKEVDDMLTFAGFSMNDTLLEQLAYSTEFIRDTMSLPYPKEVLFFKVIAKDTYEKPNPQIPLSPKEYQKQHLERIGAQAQFEVLEGSHFIYQSNADAIAAIVEKVLADL, encoded by the coding sequence ATGGGGAAGAGACTGAGAAAGTTTGGAAAGATCCTCCTTTGGATATTTGCGGTGATTGCTGTTGTCTTGGTGATAAGTTCGGTGTTGCATGCAACACTCTTCAGGCAACGAAGAAATGCAATTACCCCATATGGGCACCTAGTCCCTGTCTTCGATGGACAGATGCACATTACCAATCTAGGTGAAGGTGACCATACCATAGTGTTGCTTCCTGGAATGGGTGTAGCTCTGCCCTCTGCTGACTTTGGGCCATTGCAGCGGGCCTTGGCTGAGGATTATAAGACGCTCGTAGTTGAGTACTTCGGGGTGGGGTTCAGTACTATTACTGATAGAGCTCGTACGAGTGAACACTATGTGGAAGAGATCAGAGAAGTACTTAACGCTGCTGGGTATGAACCGCCCTATGTGTTGATCCCTCACTCCATCTCCAGTGTGTATAGTGAACACTATGCTTCCCTCTATCCTGATGAGGTAGAGGCAATTATAAGCCTAGATGGTACATCCACCGCCTACTATGCGGAAACCCCTGCCTTTGTTGCTGCCTTACTACCCATTGCCAAGGTGCAAGAATTCCTTGGATTGACTAGCTTACTTGGACCCCTCGTTACCAATAAGAGTGAGGCTATGGAGCTTGGATACACTGAAAAGGAGGTGGATGACATGCTTACCTTTGCCGGGTTCTCGATGAATGACACCCTTCTTGAACAGCTAGCATACTCAACCGAATTCATACGCGATACCATGAGTCTTCCCTACCCAAAAGAGGTTCTTTTCTTCAAGGTTATTGCCAAGGACACGTACGAGAAACCCAATCCACAGATACCTCTCTCACCAAAGGAGTACCAGAAGCAACATCTTGAACGTATCGGAGCGCAAGCTCAGTTTGAGGTTCTTGAAGGAAGCCATTTCATCTACCAGAGTAATGCTGATGCAATTGCTGCGATTGTAGAAAAGGTGTTGGCTGATTTATAG